Proteins found in one Solirubrobacterales bacterium genomic segment:
- the trxA gene encoding thioredoxin, which translates to MTGKLPDVTDGNFQSEVLESEQPVLVDFWAPWCGPCRIVHPILEEMAAERDDLRIVSINTDENQQTAARFDILSIPTLILFRDGAEAKRVVGAMPKRRLEAELEPALTA; encoded by the coding sequence GTGACTGGGAAGCTCCCCGACGTGACAGACGGCAACTTCCAGTCTGAGGTGCTCGAGTCCGAGCAGCCGGTGCTGGTGGACTTCTGGGCGCCCTGGTGCGGGCCCTGCCGCATCGTCCACCCCATCCTCGAGGAGATGGCGGCCGAGCGCGATGACCTTCGCATCGTCAGCATCAACACCGACGAGAACCAGCAGACCGCGGCCCGCTTCGACATCCTCTCGATCCCGACCCTGATCCTGTTCAGAGACGGCGCCGAGGCCAAGCGGGTTGTAGGCGCGATGCCGAAGCGCCGCCTCGAGGCCGAGCTGGAACCGGCGCTGACCGCCTAG
- a CDS encoding polyprenol monophosphomannose synthase: MSENAGVWLVIPTYNEAANVEAIVTAALERLPEPRRLLIVDDSSPDGTGRIADRLAQEDDDVAVLHRSAKRGLGPAYVAGFREALAGGAELVAHMDADFSHDPADLPRLLAAAADADVVLGSRYVEGGEVADWGPGRRAISRWGSAYARAALGVGIRDLTGGFKIFHRRVLEAIDPGSLASLGYAFQVETTFRAIVAGFRVVEVPITFRDRRVGESKMSVWVMLEAAWRVPAMRLRDGDGVPGPR, translated from the coding sequence ATGTCGGAGAACGCGGGCGTCTGGCTCGTCATTCCCACGTACAACGAGGCCGCGAACGTCGAGGCGATCGTCACCGCCGCGCTCGAACGGTTGCCGGAGCCCCGGCGGCTCCTGATCGTTGACGATTCGTCGCCCGACGGCACCGGGCGGATCGCCGATCGCCTGGCCCAAGAAGATGACGACGTCGCGGTCCTGCATCGGTCGGCCAAGAGGGGCCTTGGACCTGCGTACGTCGCCGGCTTTCGGGAGGCGCTGGCGGGCGGCGCGGAGCTGGTCGCCCATATGGACGCCGACTTCTCGCACGACCCCGCCGACCTCCCTCGCCTGCTGGCAGCGGCGGCCGACGCGGACGTGGTGCTCGGCTCGCGCTACGTCGAGGGAGGGGAGGTTGCCGACTGGGGCCCGGGCAGGCGAGCCATCAGCCGCTGGGGCAGCGCCTACGCCCGCGCCGCGCTGGGCGTCGGGATCCGGGACCTGACCGGCGGTTTCAAAATCTTTCACCGGCGGGTCTTGGAGGCGATCGACCCGGGATCCCTTGCCTCGCTGGGCTACGCATTCCAGGTCGAGACCACCTTCCGTGCGATCGTGGCCGGCTTCAGGGTGGTCGAGGTTCCCATCACCTTCCGTGACCGCCGCGTGGGCGAATCGAAGATGAGCGTCTGGGTGATGCTCGAGGCTGCGTGGCGAGTGCCCGCCATGCGGCTTCGGGACGGTGACGGGGTCCCGGGACCGCGGTAG
- the polX gene encoding DNA polymerase/3'-5' exonuclease PolX, with protein MRNAEIADALNELATLYELDGAIRYRVLAYREAARVIRQSPVSVEELARAGRATELPGIGKTLEQKIVALLKDGEIPAAAKLKQKFPPSLIEVTRVPGVGSKTARRLYDELGVSSLEELRAAAEEQRIRQVKGLGPKAEENVLAALGRLADRTPTERLLLSQVLPIAERLAEDLRAHPASTAVEVAGSARRRTETCHDIDLIATASEPAALGQALLEHPLAATKGSSGTGGARITTHNGIAVDLRIASPAAYGNLLQHFTGSAEHNIELRERAVGMELSVSEHGITDTRTGEISRYATEAEVYERLDLAYIEPELREANGEIAAAAAGTLPKLVAPEDIRGDLHSHTTLSDGHNTLEEMAEAARARGYSYLAVTDHSASHGFGNHVTPERLRERIEEVREFNSGRRGFRVLAGSEINILPDGSLDYADDLLAELDWAIASVHTSFKISKRAMTERVIAAIEHPLVDCVGHLSGRLIARRDPYEIDVERVVEAAVRTGTMLEINGNPNRRDLSEHHARLAADAGALICVNTDAHRVATLNNMVYGLATARRAWLTSKQVANTRTWREFARLRKRTRR; from the coding sequence ATGCGAAACGCCGAGATTGCCGATGCCCTGAACGAGCTGGCAACGTTGTATGAGCTCGACGGGGCGATCAGGTACCGGGTGCTCGCCTACCGGGAGGCGGCCCGGGTGATTCGACAGAGCCCCGTTTCCGTCGAAGAGCTGGCCCGTGCCGGCAGGGCGACCGAGCTGCCTGGAATCGGCAAAACCCTCGAGCAGAAGATCGTGGCGCTGCTCAAAGACGGCGAAATCCCAGCCGCGGCGAAACTGAAGCAGAAGTTCCCGCCGTCCCTGATCGAGGTGACCAGGGTCCCCGGAGTGGGCTCGAAGACGGCGCGCCGCCTCTACGACGAGCTGGGGGTCTCGAGCCTCGAGGAGCTGAGAGCCGCCGCCGAAGAGCAGCGCATCCGCCAGGTGAAGGGCCTCGGGCCGAAAGCGGAGGAAAACGTGCTGGCGGCGCTGGGCAGGTTGGCTGACAGGACGCCCACCGAGCGGCTGCTGCTCTCCCAGGTGCTGCCGATCGCCGAGCGGCTGGCCGAAGACCTGCGCGCCCACCCCGCCAGCACGGCGGTCGAGGTTGCCGGGTCGGCCCGGCGTCGAACCGAGACCTGCCACGACATCGATCTCATCGCCACCGCCAGCGAGCCCGCGGCGCTTGGGCAGGCCCTCCTGGAGCACCCCCTGGCGGCGACCAAGGGCTCTTCGGGCACAGGGGGCGCTCGGATCACGACTCACAACGGGATCGCGGTGGATCTGCGGATCGCCTCGCCGGCGGCGTACGGCAACCTGCTCCAGCACTTCACCGGCTCCGCCGAGCACAACATCGAGCTGCGCGAGCGGGCGGTGGGGATGGAGCTCTCCGTCTCCGAGCACGGAATCACCGACACGCGCACCGGGGAGATCTCCAGATACGCGACCGAGGCGGAGGTCTACGAGCGCCTCGACCTCGCCTACATTGAGCCCGAGCTGCGCGAGGCCAACGGCGAGATCGCCGCCGCGGCCGCCGGCACGCTGCCCAAGCTGGTGGCTCCGGAGGACATTCGCGGGGACCTCCACTCCCACACCACGCTCTCCGACGGCCACAACACCCTGGAGGAAATGGCGGAAGCCGCGCGCGCCCGTGGTTACAGCTACCTCGCGGTGACCGACCACTCCGCCAGCCACGGCTTCGGCAACCACGTCACCCCTGAACGGCTGCGGGAGCGGATCGAGGAGGTGCGCGAGTTCAACTCAGGCCGTCGCGGCTTCCGGGTGCTCGCCGGTTCGGAGATCAACATCCTCCCGGACGGCTCGCTCGACTACGCGGACGACCTGCTCGCAGAGCTCGATTGGGCGATCGCCAGCGTCCATACCTCGTTCAAGATCTCGAAGCGAGCGATGACCGAGCGGGTGATCGCCGCGATCGAGCATCCGCTCGTCGACTGCGTCGGCCATCTCAGCGGGCGCCTGATCGCAAGGCGAGATCCGTATGAGATCGACGTCGAGCGCGTGGTCGAGGCCGCCGTCCGCACGGGGACGATGCTCGAGATCAACGGAAATCCGAACCGGCGCGACCTCTCCGAGCACCACGCGCGGCTGGCCGCTGACGCCGGCGCCCTGATCTGCGTCAACACCGACGCCCATCGAGTGGCGACCCTGAACAACATGGTCTACGGGCTGGCCACCGCTCGCCGGGCGTGGCTGACCTCGAAGCAGGTGGCGAACACACGCACCTGGCGCGAGTTCGCCCGCCTGCGCAAGCGGACGAGGCGCTAG
- a CDS encoding DUF899 domain-containing protein, which yields MTEHKVGTQEEWQAERDKLLAAEKELTRRSDELARQRRELPWVQVQQEYSFDTDGGTRSLADLFDGRSQLLIYHFMFGPPYEAGCPVCSSIADNLDPNAVHLAARDVTLMLVSRASLEKLQAYKERMGWGLNWASTAGSDFNRELGFVHTEEELRPFLDGELPAAVTQNAEACGVDPAAYVTEGPGMSVYIKSDGAVYRTYVSTARGLEPVMSYYGLLDRTPIGRNEGASEPFWLRRHDEYDG from the coding sequence ATGACGGAGCACAAGGTTGGAACGCAGGAGGAGTGGCAAGCGGAGCGCGACAAGCTGCTGGCGGCGGAGAAGGAGCTCACCCGCCGCAGCGACGAGCTCGCGCGGCAGCGGCGCGAGCTTCCCTGGGTACAGGTCCAGCAGGAGTACAGCTTCGACACCGACGGGGGAACCAGGTCCCTCGCCGACCTCTTCGATGGGCGCTCACAGCTGCTGATCTACCACTTCATGTTCGGGCCGCCATATGAGGCCGGCTGCCCAGTCTGCTCGTCGATCGCGGACAACCTCGATCCGAACGCGGTTCACCTCGCCGCTCGCGACGTGACGCTGATGCTCGTCTCGCGGGCCTCGCTCGAAAAGCTTCAGGCATACAAGGAGCGGATGGGCTGGGGCCTGAACTGGGCCTCCACGGCGGGCAGCGACTTCAACCGCGAGCTCGGCTTCGTGCACACCGAGGAGGAGCTGCGGCCGTTCCTCGACGGCGAGCTCCCGGCGGCGGTCACCCAGAACGCCGAGGCGTGCGGCGTCGACCCCGCCGCCTACGTCACCGAGGGACCGGGCATGAGCGTGTACATCAAGTCGGACGGCGCCGTCTACCGGACCTACGTGTCCACCGCACGCGGCCTCGAGCCGGTGATGAGCTACTACGGCCTGCTCGACCGGACGCCGATCGGGCGCAACGAAGGCGCCTCGGAGCCGTTCTGGCTGAGGCGCCACGACGAGTACGACGGCTAG
- a CDS encoding MarR family transcriptional regulator, with the protein MASTSLVSRSASRGVSDERLGELAARLRLAITRTARRLRQEAGTELSPSQTAALATIERHGPLTPSFLAELERVQRPTATRIVARLTDEGLIERVADPADGRSFTAAATPKGRALLNKLRTRKNAYLARRLRRLDQADLAALERAAEILEQVLEGERR; encoded by the coding sequence ATGGCAAGCACATCGCTCGTTAGCCGGTCGGCTTCTCGGGGTGTCTCCGATGAACGCCTCGGCGAGCTCGCGGCGCGCTTGCGACTGGCAATCACCCGCACGGCGCGTCGCCTGCGACAGGAGGCGGGGACCGAGCTCAGCCCGTCCCAGACTGCCGCGCTGGCGACGATCGAGCGCCACGGGCCCCTCACCCCGAGCTTCTTGGCCGAGCTGGAGCGGGTCCAGCGGCCCACCGCGACTCGGATCGTCGCCCGGCTCACGGACGAGGGGCTGATCGAGCGGGTCGCCGACCCCGCTGATGGAAGGTCGTTCACCGCCGCTGCCACGCCCAAGGGCCGCGCGTTGCTGAACAAGCTGCGAACCCGCAAGAACGCCTACCTGGCCCGCCGCCTTCGTCGGCTGGACCAGGCCGACCTCGCGGCGCTCGAACGGGCCGCCGAGATCCTCGAGCAGGTTCTCGAGGGTGAGCGCCGGTGA
- a CDS encoding MFS transporter, with amino-acid sequence MSRALRRSFSSLAVPNYRRYFAGQLISVSGNWTQVVAEMWLILALTGSGLAVGATSALQFLPLLLFGAWGGLLADRLPKRSLLMVTQTMMALPALALWAVTGAGVVTPWMVYALVFVRGAINAVDFPTRQSFAIEMVGAERVVNAVSLNSVLIHSARIVGPATAGILITTVGVSTCFLVNALSFGAMVIALGAMESHELRPAPRTSQRSGAVRAALRHVRGTPALAIPLAMMALVGTLGFNFQVILPLLARFTFDGGAAAYTALAVAMGAGSVVGALAAGLRGRVGPGLLIGAAFGFGAAALIAAAAPTLPLEAIALVPLGAASVTFAAGVNSSLQLAADPAMRGRVMALYSVVFLGSTPLGGPIAGLLSEAIDPRAALVLAGAAGVVAAISARLAFESAGWSRRSRVAGVAGAPPACDRVPDPASGSA; translated from the coding sequence GTGAGCAGGGCACTACGACGTTCCTTCTCCTCCCTGGCCGTCCCGAACTACCGCCGCTACTTCGCCGGACAGCTGATCTCGGTCAGCGGCAACTGGACCCAGGTGGTCGCCGAGATGTGGCTGATCCTGGCGCTGACCGGCAGCGGCCTCGCAGTTGGAGCGACCTCGGCGCTCCAGTTCCTGCCGTTGCTCCTGTTCGGCGCCTGGGGAGGCCTGCTGGCCGATCGCCTCCCGAAGCGCTCGCTGCTCATGGTCACGCAGACGATGATGGCGCTGCCAGCCCTGGCCCTGTGGGCGGTGACAGGCGCCGGCGTCGTCACGCCGTGGATGGTCTACGCCCTCGTCTTCGTCCGGGGAGCGATCAATGCGGTGGACTTCCCCACCCGGCAGAGCTTCGCGATCGAGATGGTGGGCGCCGAGCGGGTGGTCAACGCGGTCAGCCTCAACAGCGTCCTGATCCATTCCGCTCGCATCGTGGGGCCGGCTACGGCCGGCATCCTCATCACCACGGTCGGGGTCAGCACCTGTTTCCTGGTCAATGCGCTCTCGTTCGGCGCCATGGTCATCGCCCTGGGGGCGATGGAGTCGCACGAGCTTCGTCCTGCGCCCAGGACTTCCCAGCGCTCCGGCGCCGTTCGCGCCGCGCTGCGCCACGTTCGTGGCACCCCGGCCCTGGCGATTCCGCTCGCCATGATGGCCCTGGTCGGGACGCTGGGCTTCAACTTCCAGGTCATCCTGCCCCTGCTCGCGCGTTTCACCTTCGACGGCGGCGCCGCCGCCTATACCGCCCTCGCCGTAGCGATGGGCGCCGGATCGGTGGTCGGTGCCTTGGCGGCCGGCCTCCGCGGGCGGGTCGGGCCCGGCCTGTTGATCGGAGCCGCGTTCGGGTTCGGCGCCGCGGCGCTGATCGCCGCAGCGGCCCCCACCCTGCCCCTCGAGGCGATCGCCCTGGTTCCGCTCGGGGCCGCCAGCGTCACCTTCGCCGCTGGAGTGAACTCCTCGCTCCAGCTCGCCGCGGATCCGGCGATGCGTGGCCGGGTGATGGCCCTTTACTCCGTGGTCTTCCTCGGGTCGACCCCACTCGGGGGCCCGATCGCCGGATTGCTCAGCGAGGCGATCGATCCCCGGGCCGCCCTGGTGCTCGCCGGGGCCGCCGGAGTCGTGGCCGCGATCAGCGCCCGTCTGGCATTTGAATCAGCCGGGTGGTCTCGTCGCTCTCGGGTTGCGGGGGTGGCGGGTGCCCCGCCGGCATGCGATCGCGTCCCAGACCCGGCGTCCGGATCAGCTTGA